ATCGGCGCGAACGGCAGTGGAAAATCAACGCTGTTTATGAATCTCTCCGGTATTTATCAGCCCCAAGAGGGCGAGGTGTGGTGGGACGATGAGCCGTTGGTCTACAGCAAAAAGGGCCTTCGAGCGCTACGCCAAAGCGTGGTGACGGTGTTTCAAGATCCTGACCAGCAGATTTTCTACAGCGATGTAGAAAATGATATTGCCTTCAGCCTGCGTAATCTGGGTATTGAGGAAGCGGAGATTAAGCGCCGTACCGACTGGGCTTTGCGCTTGGTTGACGCTCAACATTTTCGCCATACGCCGGTTCAATGCTTGAGCTTCGGGCAGAAAAAAAGGGTGGCAATTGCCGGAGCGCTGGTCATGCAATCGGACTATTTACTCTTGGATGAACCGACTGCCGGACTCGATCCGTCGGGGCGACGCAAGATGTTGGAGATCATTGAGCAGATCGTGGCGCAGGGCAAACGCATCATTATTTCGAGCCACGATATCGATCTCATCTATCAAATCTGTGACGGACTGTACCTACTATCGGATGGCGAAGTGCTGAGTTCCGGCTCGCCGCAGGAGGTTTTGGTGAATAAAACGCTGCTGGAAAGTGCGGGTTTAGAACAGCCTTGGCTGGTGAAACTGCACTGCGAGGCGGGTTTGCCGCTGTGCAAAACCGAACAGGAAATGATCGCGGTGCTGCGGCACTGGAAGGAGAAACAAGAATGAGCATTTCACTCATGGTTCAGGGTACCGCCTCCGACGTGGGAAAGAGCGTTTTAGTTGCCGGATTTTGCCGGATTTTTATGCAGGATGGCTATCGCTGTAAGCCGTTCAAATCGCAGAATATGGCGCTGAATTCAGGGATTACCGCGCAGGGCGATGAAATGGGCCGAGCGCAGATTTTTCAGGCGCAGGCGGCGGGAGTTGCGCCCGATGTACGGATGAATCCGGTGCTGCTCAAGCCGACGAGCGATCGCAAAGCGCAGGTTATTGTGATGGGAAAAGTCGCCTGTCACATGGATGCCGTGGAATACCACCACTATAAACCTCAGCTACAGCAGCAGATTCGAACCGTCTATCAACAGCTGGCGAGCGAATCCGACATCATGGTGCTGGAAGGGGCGGGCAGCCCGGCAGAAATCAATCTGCGCGATCGAGACATTGTGAATATGGGCATGGCTGAGGCCGCTGGCGCACCGGTATTGCTGGTGGCAGATATCGACCGTGGCGGAGTATTTGCTTCTATTTATGGCACCTTAGCGTTGCTCAAACCGGAAGAAAGGGCGCGAGTTATTGGCGTCATCATCAATAAATTTCGCGGTGATATCACGCTGTTGCAGCCCGGCATTAAGCAAATTGAAGCGCTGACTCAGGTTCCGGTTCTCGGCGTTCTACCTTGGTTATCGCTGGATCTGGAAGATGAAGACGGCGTGGCGCTGCAGGTCGGGAAATATTCCTCCGCCAAAGCAGCCGATCTCGACGTGGTGGTGATTCAGTTTCCGCACATCGCCAACTTCACCGATTTTAATCCGCTCTCGGTGCAGCCAGATGTGCGTCTGCGCTACGCCGTCGACCCACAGGAAATCATGGGCGCGGATCTGATTATCTTGCCGGGCAGTAAAAATACGCTCGGCGATCTTAGTTGGCTAAAAGCGAGAAGGCTGGATCGCGCGATTAAAAAAGCCCACGGCGCAGGCACCGCAATTTTGGGGATCTGCGGTGGTTATCAAATGCTGGGTAATCAGATTTTCGATGAGGTGGAGTCAGGCCTAAGCCATATGTGCGGTTTAGGTTTGCTGGACGTGGATACCTGTTTTGAACCGAGTAAAAAAACCGCGCAGGTGGCTGGCGTTTCAGGCTCCCACCTTAACGGGCTGTTAGCTCAATGCTGTGACCAACCCCTGACGGGCTACGAAATCCATATGGGGGTTTCCACGCTGGGTGAAAATGCCCGTCCGTTTGCGCATATGCAGGTTAAGAATGGTCAGGCGCAGCAGTGGCTCGACGGGGCGCTAAATCACGATGGCAGCGTAGCAGGCAGCTATTTGCATGGCCTGTTTGAACAAAATCGGTTCACCCGATCGCTGCTCAATCAGCTGAGGCAGAAAAAAGGTCTGACGCCGCTAGACAGCGAAAACTTTGACTATGCGCATCACAAAGAGACGCAGTTTGACGCGTTGGCATCCAACATGCGGGTGCATTTGGATATCGACCGCATCTATGCCTTGATGCGCCAGCATCAGGAACCACAGCGATGAGTCAGGCTTGCGGGAGCAACATCTAATGACGCTAACGATGTTCTGGGCCACGGTGCAATTCATTACTCGTTTGCCGGTGCCAAGCCGCTGGGCGCAGGGGGTAGATTTTCAGCAATACGGGCGTGGCGTTCCAGCATTTCCCATCGTGGGGCTGATGGTGGGAATGCTAGCCGCTGCGGTTTCGCTGGCTATCAGCCAATCAGGCGGAGGTATTTTTATTGGCGCGTTGGGTTACGTGTTTGCGTTGACGTTGCTGACCGGCGGTTTTCATCTGGATGGATTAGCCGACACCTGCGATGGCATTTTCTCTGCCCGCCAACGCGAGCGAATGCTGGAAATTATGCGAGATAGCCGGCTTGGAACCTACGGAGGCCTCGCGCTGATTTTCTGCGTGGTAACGAAAACGCTGGCGGTGGTGTCGCTTTCCGATTCATCGCCATGGGTATTATTCGGCTTTTTAAGCTGCGCCTGCGTGGCGGGGCGAACCGCGATGGTATTGGTGATGTATGGGCAACGCTACGCCCGCCAAGGCGACGGCATGGGCAATATTTATATCGGTAAAATATCGCGTTTTGAGGCAGCGACGACGTTAGTCATCGGCTGTTTGCTGGTGGCAATACTGGGCGGTCGTCAGGCGCTGGCGGCGATGGCGATCACTTTCGTGGCTATTTACGCGCTGGCGGGTTATTTCCGCCATCACCTCGGTGGGCAAACCGGAGACACGCTGGGCGCAGCAGAAGAGATGGGCGAAATGATTTTCCTGTTAGCGCTGCTTTGGGTTTAGCACCACCACAACACCGGATAATAACCTGCGCCTTATGCGCCACCATAACGAGAAAAAGCATGAACACATTGGACTCTATTATTCAAATGATCCGTCCCTTAGATCAGGGAAAAATGGCGCAGGCTGCGGGATATGTGGATGCGTTAGCCAAACCACCGGGAAGTCTGGGGCGCTTGGAGCTGCTGTCGATCCAGCTGTCAGGCATGTCGGGGATTGCGGATTTAGCCAATCTCAACAAAGAGATTATCGTGATGTGCGCCGATCACGGCGTGTTTGAGGAAGGGGTTGCCGTAACGCCTAAAAATGTCACGGCGATCCAGGCTCGAAACATGCAAAAGGGGCTTACCGGGGTGTGTGCGCTGGCCAAAAGTAGCAATACGCACGTGCTGCCGATCGATATTGGTATTGATGCCGATCCTATCGCCGATCTGCGTTCGCTGAAGCTGGCGCGCGGCTGTGGAAATATCGCTCGCGGGCCAGCAATGAGCTATCAGCAGGCAGAACAGTTGTTGATAGCCAGCGCAAATCTGGTGCAGGAGCGCGTGGCGCAGGGGATCTCGATCTTTGGCGTCGGCGAATTGGGCATTGCCAATACCACGCCGGCGTCGGCCATGATCAGCGTGCTGACCGACACCGACCCTCATGACGTCGTCGGTATCGGCGCGAACCTTCCACTGGCGCGAGTGGCACATAAAGAAAGCGTTGTGCGGCGGGCCATCGACGTTAATCAACCGCGTGCCGATGATGCCGTAGACGTGCTGGCTAAAATCGGTGGCTTTGATTTAGTCGGGATGACCGGGGTGATCCTTGGCGCCGCCGCCGCCGGAGTACCGGTGGTGCTGGATGGTTTTCTCTCTTATGCGTCGGCGCTTGCCGCGTACCGTCTGGCGCCACAGGTGCGAGATTACTGCATTCCCTCTCATTTTTCGGCTGAAAAAGGGGCAGGGGTGGCGCTGAAGCATCTCGACCTTGTTCCGTATTTATATCTGGATCTGCGTTTGGGGGAAGGCAGCGGCGCCGCAGTGGCTATGTCAGTGATTAGCGCCGCCTGCGCCATGTATTGCGATATGGGCCAGCAAACGAGCAGTGGTTTTACTTTGCCGCCGTCGCCGTTACGTAACTGATTTTTAAATTATGAATTAATGGGTGTATCAAAATGCGCTGTAAAATTCCTAAGACCGATCTATTAGTGACGTTTGAAGCCGTGGCTCAGTATGAAAGCTACACGCGTGCCGCAGAGAAATTAGCGTTAACACAGAGTGCGGTATTCCGTCAGATAACCGCATTAGAAGAATTTCTTAACGTGTCTTTATTCCATCATGTGCGTAAGCGCATTTTTCTTAACGACGCAGGCCGTTATTATCTCGACCTCGTCAGAGATACGTTAGAGCAGATGGAGCGTGATACGCAAAGTATTATGTCCTATCAGTCTACCCAGCAGATTTTAGAATTAGCGGTGACGCCGACGTTTAGCACGCACTGGCTTATTCCTAACCTCAGTGACTTTCATGAAAATAATCCAGAGATAGTGCTTAACTTAATTGCGTTAACCACACCGGCTGATTTTTTAAATCTACGCTATGACGCCGTGATTATGCGAGAAGACTTCTGTAGCCCCTGGGCCGAAAATGAACATTTATTTGAAGAGGAATTAGTTCCGGTCTGTAGCCGAATGCTGTGGCGTGATGATAAAGAAGTGATGCGCGCAGACCAGTTGCTGGATGAGTATAGGTTATTACATCAGACTACACGGCTAGATTCGTGGCACGACTGGTTTGCGTTATCTGGCGTGAGTAGCCCGCAGGTGCGTATGGGGCCTCGCTTCGATCTGCTCTCTATGCTGATTTCTGCGGTGCGTTCTAATTTAGGCGTGGCGCTGCTGCCGCGCTTTGCGATTCATAAAGATCTTGAAAATGGCGATATGGTGATCCCGTGTGATTTACCGATGAGTACAGGTAATCACTTTATTTTAACCTATAAAGAAGGCAAACGAGGATTACGTAGTTTGCAGAAGTTTAGCCACTGGGTTCATGAAAAATCAAAGGATGAAGAGTTAAAGAAAACACGTATTCACGGTTAAGCATTATATGTTGAAAATTGAACATTTGATTTTTAATTTAATAAAATAATAATTGGAACTGCTTTTATATTTTCAATTTTCAACCAATCTTTTTTGTTGCGCCCATGGCTAGCAAGAACGCTTTGCCACTTTTTTCAATTTATTGAGTAAAAATAATGCATAAAAATGATTTTTTTTACCAAGAGATATTTCCTCTTTCTGAAGACGAAACGGAATATTACCTACTTACCGATAAATACGTTTCTACCTTCACGATTAATGGCAAGGAAGTGCTTAAAATAGAACCCGAGGCGTTAACGCTGGTTTCTCAACAGGCGTTTCATGATGCATCATTTTTCCTACGCCCCGCGCATCAGCAGCAGGTAGCGGCTATTTTGCAAGATCCACAGGCCAGTGAAAACGATAAATATGTCGCTTTACAACTCCTGCGTAATTCTGAAATCTCGGCCAAAGGCATTTTGCCCAACTGCCAAGATACGGGAACATCAACGATTGTCGCAAAGAAAGGCCAGTATGTTTGGACCGATACTGACGACGTTGAAGCGCTGTCGCGCGGCATTTTTAACACCTTCCGCCAAGATAATTTGCGCTATTCACAGAATGCGGCGTTGGATATGTACAACGAAGTGAATACCGCGACCAACCTGCCTGGGCAAATTGATATTTTTGCCACCACGGGCGCACAGTATTCATTCTTGTTCGTGAATAAAGGCGGCGGCTCAGCCAACAAAGCCGCGCTGTATCAGGAAACTAAAGCCATTCTTGAGCCGGAAAAACTAAAAGCATTTCTGATCGAAAAAATGAAAAGTTTGGGCACGGCAGCCTGCCCGCCGTATCACATAGCCTTTGTGATTGGAGGCTTATCGGCGGAACAAACGCTAAAAACAGCCAAGTTGGCCTCAACCAAATATTTCGATGCGCTGCCGGTGAGTGGCAATGAATATGGTCAGGCATTCCGCGATACGCACTTAGAACAGAGCTTGCTTGAGGCATCACGCGAGTTTGGCTTGGGGGCGCAGTTTGGCGGCAAATATTTTGCGCATGATGTGCGTGTGATTCGTTTGCCACGTCATGGTGGATCTTGCCCGATTGGCATGGCTATATCGTGCTCGTCCGATCGTAATATCAAAGCAAAAATCAATAAACAGGGGATCTGGCTGGAAAAATTAGAGCGCCATCCCGAACGCCTGATCCCGCAGGCGATGCGCCAGCAGCAAGAAGGGCAGGTGGTCAATATTGACCTCAGCCGCCCGATGGCGGAGATCCAGCAAGAGCTTTCACGCTATCCGGTTTCTACGCGAGTGTCGCTCAACGGGCCGTTGATTGTGGCGCGTGACATCGTGCATGCCAAGCTCAAAGAGCGCTTAGAACGGGGTGAACCGTTGCCGCAATACATGAAAGATCACCCCGTGTACTATGCGGGGCCGGCAAAAAAACCGGACGAGCATGTGTCAGGTTCCATGGGGCCAACCACCGGTGGGCGAATGGATAGCTACGTTGAACTTTTCCAATCTCACGGCGGAAGTTTAGTGATGCTCGCCAAAGGCAACCGTAGCCAGCAGGTAACCGACGCCTGCGCCCAGCATGGGGGCTTTTATCTGGGCAGTATTGGCGGCTCGGCGGCAATTCTGGCGCAGGAATATATTGAAAGCTTGGAGTGCCTTGAGTATCCCGAACTGGGCATGGAAGCGGTGTGGAAAATGAACGTCAAAAACTTCCCTGCGTTTATTTTGGTCGATGACAAAGGCCACTCATTCTTCGACCAGATTCAAATGAAGGCATGTGCAGGCTGTCAGAAATAGCCAATAGGAGCATCGTCATGAGTGAGGAACGCTATCAACAACGTCAGCAACAGCTCAAAGAGCGCGTTGAACAGCGGGTTGCGGCAGCCACGAAACGCGGTGGGATCGTGATTGTTTTTACCGGTAATGGCAAAGGCAAAACCTCGGCGGCGTTCGGTACAGCGGCACGGGCAATCGGTCACGGCATGAAGGTGGGCGTGGTGCAATTTATCAAAGGGGAGTGGGAGAGCGGCGAGCGAAATCTACTCGAACGCGCCGGGGCTGAGTTTCATATTATGGCTACCGGTTTTACCTGGAATACCCAAGATAAGCTGTCGGATACCCGGGCTGCGGTGACGGCGTGGGAACAAGGCAAGCGCATGCTGGCCGATCCCACCTATGGGCTGGTTATCTTAGACGAACTGACCTACATGCTGACCTATGGCTATTTGCCGCTCAATGAGGTGTTAACCGCGCTAGAAAATCGACCTGCTCAACAAAATGTGGTGATCACAGGAAGAGCCTGCCACCGTGAAATCATTGCGTTGGCAGATACGGTCAGTGAATTGCGGCCGGTGAAACACGCCTTTGACAGCGGTATTCAGGCACAGGCAGGTATTGATTGGTAATGCACGTGGAAAACGTCAGTAAAAGGCCACGCCGCTGGGCGTAGCCTTTTGCTGGCTATTAGAATCTTTTTCCATTGAAATGGATTTCGCCGTGCAGGCAAAGTAGCGCGTCGCCCCCGCCAAAAAGAAATGTTCAAATTTTCCCCGCTTTGGCTACACAGTGACTATAGTCAATGTATGGCACGGCAATAAAGCAAGAGATTGGTTTGCTATCCCGCCTTGAAGCTGCTTGACCTAGACTTTTCTTATAGTTTTTTTTATTCCTAAGAACTTTCTAAATAGTATTAAATTTTGTTTTTTCTGGATGAAAAAAATAAATCCCTAACGCTTAGCATTGTTAATGTTGAGCAATTTATGCATGCAATTTATAAGGCTATTAACTTTTTAATTGTAAATCAATTAGATGCATTTTATTGGCAA
This is a stretch of genomic DNA from Hafnia alvei. It encodes these proteins:
- a CDS encoding ATP-binding cassette domain-containing protein; amino-acid sequence: MQTDTKPHIDGGLATRTLCFSYQDKPVLKHLTLDFSHFNVTGIIGANGSGKSTLFMNLSGIYQPQEGEVWWDDEPLVYSKKGLRALRQSVVTVFQDPDQQIFYSDVENDIAFSLRNLGIEEAEIKRRTDWALRLVDAQHFRHTPVQCLSFGQKKRVAIAGALVMQSDYLLLDEPTAGLDPSGRRKMLEIIEQIVAQGKRIIISSHDIDLIYQICDGLYLLSDGEVLSSGSPQEVLVNKTLLESAGLEQPWLVKLHCEAGLPLCKTEQEMIAVLRHWKEKQE
- a CDS encoding cobyric acid synthase yields the protein MSISLMVQGTASDVGKSVLVAGFCRIFMQDGYRCKPFKSQNMALNSGITAQGDEMGRAQIFQAQAAGVAPDVRMNPVLLKPTSDRKAQVIVMGKVACHMDAVEYHHYKPQLQQQIRTVYQQLASESDIMVLEGAGSPAEINLRDRDIVNMGMAEAAGAPVLLVADIDRGGVFASIYGTLALLKPEERARVIGVIINKFRGDITLLQPGIKQIEALTQVPVLGVLPWLSLDLEDEDGVALQVGKYSSAKAADLDVVVIQFPHIANFTDFNPLSVQPDVRLRYAVDPQEIMGADLIILPGSKNTLGDLSWLKARRLDRAIKKAHGAGTAILGICGGYQMLGNQIFDEVESGLSHMCGLGLLDVDTCFEPSKKTAQVAGVSGSHLNGLLAQCCDQPLTGYEIHMGVSTLGENARPFAHMQVKNGQAQQWLDGALNHDGSVAGSYLHGLFEQNRFTRSLLNQLRQKKGLTPLDSENFDYAHHKETQFDALASNMRVHLDIDRIYALMRQHQEPQR
- the cobS gene encoding adenosylcobinamide-GDP ribazoletransferase codes for the protein MTLTMFWATVQFITRLPVPSRWAQGVDFQQYGRGVPAFPIVGLMVGMLAAAVSLAISQSGGGIFIGALGYVFALTLLTGGFHLDGLADTCDGIFSARQRERMLEIMRDSRLGTYGGLALIFCVVTKTLAVVSLSDSSPWVLFGFLSCACVAGRTAMVLVMYGQRYARQGDGMGNIYIGKISRFEAATTLVIGCLLVAILGGRQALAAMAITFVAIYALAGYFRHHLGGQTGDTLGAAEEMGEMIFLLALLWV
- the cobT gene encoding nicotinate-nucleotide--dimethylbenzimidazole phosphoribosyltransferase — its product is MNTLDSIIQMIRPLDQGKMAQAAGYVDALAKPPGSLGRLELLSIQLSGMSGIADLANLNKEIIVMCADHGVFEEGVAVTPKNVTAIQARNMQKGLTGVCALAKSSNTHVLPIDIGIDADPIADLRSLKLARGCGNIARGPAMSYQQAEQLLIASANLVQERVAQGISIFGVGELGIANTTPASAMISVLTDTDPHDVVGIGANLPLARVAHKESVVRRAIDVNQPRADDAVDVLAKIGGFDLVGMTGVILGAAAAGVPVVLDGFLSYASALAAYRLAPQVRDYCIPSHFSAEKGAGVALKHLDLVPYLYLDLRLGEGSGAAVAMSVISAACAMYCDMGQQTSSGFTLPPSPLRN
- a CDS encoding LysR substrate-binding domain-containing protein encodes the protein MRCKIPKTDLLVTFEAVAQYESYTRAAEKLALTQSAVFRQITALEEFLNVSLFHHVRKRIFLNDAGRYYLDLVRDTLEQMERDTQSIMSYQSTQQILELAVTPTFSTHWLIPNLSDFHENNPEIVLNLIALTTPADFLNLRYDAVIMREDFCSPWAENEHLFEEELVPVCSRMLWRDDKEVMRADQLLDEYRLLHQTTRLDSWHDWFALSGVSSPQVRMGPRFDLLSMLISAVRSNLGVALLPRFAIHKDLENGDMVIPCDLPMSTGNHFILTYKEGKRGLRSLQKFSHWVHEKSKDEELKKTRIHG
- a CDS encoding fumarate hydratase, translated to MHKNDFFYQEIFPLSEDETEYYLLTDKYVSTFTINGKEVLKIEPEALTLVSQQAFHDASFFLRPAHQQQVAAILQDPQASENDKYVALQLLRNSEISAKGILPNCQDTGTSTIVAKKGQYVWTDTDDVEALSRGIFNTFRQDNLRYSQNAALDMYNEVNTATNLPGQIDIFATTGAQYSFLFVNKGGGSANKAALYQETKAILEPEKLKAFLIEKMKSLGTAACPPYHIAFVIGGLSAEQTLKTAKLASTKYFDALPVSGNEYGQAFRDTHLEQSLLEASREFGLGAQFGGKYFAHDVRVIRLPRHGGSCPIGMAISCSSDRNIKAKINKQGIWLEKLERHPERLIPQAMRQQQEGQVVNIDLSRPMAEIQQELSRYPVSTRVSLNGPLIVARDIVHAKLKERLERGEPLPQYMKDHPVYYAGPAKKPDEHVSGSMGPTTGGRMDSYVELFQSHGGSLVMLAKGNRSQQVTDACAQHGGFYLGSIGGSAAILAQEYIESLECLEYPELGMEAVWKMNVKNFPAFILVDDKGHSFFDQIQMKACAGCQK
- the cobO gene encoding cob(I)yrinic acid a,c-diamide adenosyltransferase is translated as MSEERYQQRQQQLKERVEQRVAAATKRGGIVIVFTGNGKGKTSAAFGTAARAIGHGMKVGVVQFIKGEWESGERNLLERAGAEFHIMATGFTWNTQDKLSDTRAAVTAWEQGKRMLADPTYGLVILDELTYMLTYGYLPLNEVLTALENRPAQQNVVITGRACHREIIALADTVSELRPVKHAFDSGIQAQAGIDW